GACCTCtagtattctaagctcactaccttcgttatcatttgAAATTATGACAGCTgacttttccttactgaatctaaaatctaacctgtctccctcgttaccgcagatgtccatcaatctctgcaaatcttccttgttgtcggccattagcactatatcatctgcgcacattaatgctggtagtgcctgatcaatgagttttccttgtttgactaaagaaagtttgaagcccagtccacttccctctgatATGGCCTCTAAtcattgtaggtacatcatgaataataagggtgacaggggacacccctaactaagcccccgttttacccctgcaggcttggatacctgtttttcccactttataactaccttgttacctttataggtaccctttaaaagattagtgactacatgttccatgcctagtgtgtccagtattccccacaattcctcttgaacacgctatcgtacgctcccttgatatccaaaaatgctagccacaggggcctgtgttccttttctgctatttcgaagGAGacacccacggaggaaggaaaaaggttccttcctccgtggagacacccctacttgagtagcgccaccaccatagttccgacgaGCGCCGCTTCCGAAGTGaccaccgataatccggcaggcaagggaaatctacctttccttcctccgtggaaatctaggaggctatgcgGCCACAGCAGACGCTGTTGTCGCTGTCGTCGAAATCCTCTCGACTGGTCACTAGAAGCCAAAATGTAGCCAAGGCCAAGTCTGCGCTGACGAAGTCGGCGAAGTGCTGTGTTGTTTActtcatgacctactacactcctgacctgcccagagagcacctcttccagcgcccacgttctagttcataccttctgccgctagggccgtaacttaggagcactgtggcgctagtcagcacctgttcgctgacgtcagcttgagtgttcgtggtcatatttcggccaacagagcactcatattgcgtaattattatgcactaatgaaaaataattttgaaacaaatatttcaaaagtcattcacaaattctttgcaattaaatggacgcaacatcacatatgctgtcctacactatgtaagtctacggattctcgcatttgtccaccagtgtgcaataaatttttcgtcacactgaacagcttacttgaccagtcatctaagtgaaaaaatagtcacatatatgccggctgttcatcacggaatgcagccgttcttactctagcgccgtccaaacagccgtaaagtagcagacgaacaggttataggtagcgccacctacggcgagcgattgaacgagagcggggacacgcgctcccataggaaccccgctatctgaacaggtcaggagtgtagtaggtcatggtttaCTTCAGCCTTCGTTATTTCACTAAGGGAGCGCTCATCCGCATTTGCTGGATCCGAGGAAAGCAGCGCATGAAATGCTGAAACAATCGTCTAACAACGGAGTATGTCTGTGTCGCTCGTGATTCTCAAGTTAGAAGTGGCCTGCGACTTCCCGATTTTACCTCACATTAACTACGTATCTGCGAGAGCTCGAAGGCTCGACTGCTGCGCTGCAGCACCTTTCCGAGGAGGAGAGTGGCACTCAAGCAAGTTGGAAGAAATCAGGAAGGAGAGTCGTGGTTGCCGTAAGCCTCACGACATTGTGATCGAAACAGTTGTTGTGGAACCTGATGACATGGCCTCCAAGCAAGCCGCACGATGTCAGGGAGAGGAGGCGTCGGCGGGCGATCGCGCATGTTCAGAGTTGGCCAAGGAAGGCGATGTCAAACAGTATAAAGATGCTCTAGGCAACTTGGATTCTGTAACAGGGTGCGCTACAGAGAGGCCCAAGCCACCCGCACTCAGCCCGATTCCTTTCTTCAGTGGCAACCACAATGTTGAAGTCACGAAGGGTATACTGCACCTTTTCAAAGAGAACCAACAGACCCCGTTGGGTGAGGCCGAGCGCAGTGAAATGCTGTGTATGTTGGCTGTTCCTGCACTAATGACTCTTCACGACTTGTTGCAGTTTATCGCACCCGTCAGTGCGCACGTCGAAAATATTCGCGTCATCCGCGATTCTAAACCAAATCTCTACATGGTGCTGCTCAAATTCCGTGAGCAAAAGTGGGCCGACGACTTTTACCAGAGCTTCAATGGTGAGCGGTTCAACTCTATCGAACCGGAGGTGTGTCACCTGGCGTACGTCTCTCAGGTGGAGATGGtaaaagaaggagaaggagacgCAGTGCCAGGGCACACCGAGCTCCCAACGTGTCCCGTGTGCCTAGAACGCATGGACGAGTCCGTCGAAGGAATCTTGACCATCCTCTGTAACCACACTTTTCATGACGGCTGTTTGGCTAAGTGGGGCGACTCGAGCTGCCCAGTGTGCCGATACTGCCAGACGCCGGAACTGGTGCCGGACAATCGCTGCTTTAGTTGCGGCTCGCAGGACAATCTCTGGATTTGTCTCATCTGTGGCCACATAGGCTGTGGACGTTATGTCGAAGCACACGCGTACAACCATTATGCACGCACGGACCACACTTTCGCAATGCAACTTGGCAACAACAGTGTCTGGGATTATGCTGGTGACAACTATGTCCATCGCCTTGTACAGAACAAGACTGATGGGAAGCTAGTGGAACTTGAAACTTCTCGCGCCGACAGTGATGAGAAGCTTGACTCTGTGCAGCTGGAGTATACATACCTTCTTACGAGTCAGCTGGAGAAGCAGCGGCGGTACTTTGAAGACTGCATGGACATGCTTCAGAAAGAAAACAATCGGCAGATAAATGAGCTGAAAGAAAAGACTCAGATTGCTGTCGAAGAGCGTAAAGATCTGGAGCGAAAGCTTGGGCAGGTTGGTGCAGCCTTTTTGCTAGCATGCCTCGGGTTTGTGCATGCGAGTATTTGAGGCCTTCTTGTGCTAATAGAATATTTCTTGCTATGTGCTTAGTATTTGGTCGTGGAGTTTGACATGCAGTAATACTATCTGGGCCAAGCATTTGTTTGTAGTATTGCTATCAAAGACAGCATGGAAGGAGACCTACGTAACAGTCACTACTGGCTGCCTTAAGAGCATAACTTAGATCTAAAGTGAACATTATATATGCTAAGATAATCAGCATTTTCACGATTGTCTCTTAGTCTTCTGCTATGACGGTGTGGAAACATCGACAGTGCCTTTTCATCGTTAATTTCTCCTTCTAGCAGGGATTTGAGACAACTGGCAGCAGCATTTTTATTTTGATACCTTTGTTGTTGGGGTTTATGGGGCTTTTTGGCCACTAGATCATAAAACAGAAGTTTTGCAGTTTCATAAATACGCAGTGAAATAAGTTGGATAAAACTCTGCTTCAGCAGCCCTCTAACCAGACAGTAActtataaacattttttttttaaactatcGATGCAAGTGTTTACTCATGAAGAGCCATAATCAGGTAACATGTAGCAATTTATAAACAAATGACCTGTCCTACATTTGTTGACAGTTGTAATGTTCTAAAACAGAAGGTGCTGATCATACACTCTGCTCAGTACTTATTCTTCTGACTGTCATGTGCTCTACACATTGTAATTTAATCTGGTTTCTTTTATGGCACTGTTCATGTGCCATTCAGTACACTAAAACAACCAAGTCATGTGTGCTGTGAATGAAATCAGCCTTGATTATTAATTTTTTCTCAAACTTACAGACATGTTGCATAATTTTACCACTGTGTATTTGCTTATTGTGCCTTGCTTAAAAGGACCCTGAATTTATGTTCAGTACAGTGCATGAACATATTAAAGAAAGGTTAATGAGAACACAAAGGGAAGATTTTCAACACTTTCCACAAACCCTTTAATTTATAAGTACATAATTAAAATTAAAGCAATGCACTGCCATTCAAAAACCCAAGAAAAATTCACACTTGAACAAGACAAGTGCAAACAAATGTTGTCAAAGCAGCATGTTTTTAAATTTTATTCTTTTgttcatccattcatctatctttGCTTGGATGAACGACATCACTTGTCAAATTTTACATCTTTGGAAACACCTCAACTATGCTGCCCCACTAACTTCTTTTAAGGTTGCATATATACACATAACGATTCATTTACTCTAAGAACAAATATGATCAATTTTTGTGAACTTAAGTTGCCTATCCAACCGGTGATGCACTTACACCTGACCAGCCTTCTGCAGAATGTTCACATTCCCACATCCATGGCGAGAAATGCAACAAAGATTCTCTTTGAAAATGGTGGCATGCATGGTAGATGAGCGTAGTCTAATTATAAAATGCAACAGTAAAAAAAGTTTGATATGTACTAGCAGTCGAGAATGTTATATCTAATGAATTTATGATTGCGTTTTGAGAAATGGAATAGCCGtagcattgcctttttttttggcAGTAGAGAGATGCTTGTTGCAAGCACTAGGCTCGGATAGCACCCTAAATGCTGCTGGTGACACTTGGACATGTCTCCACTATGTATAACGCAGAAGCAcggtatatataaaaaaaaatttaggCCACCACCCTGACAGCAATGAGAGAAACTGCATGAGAAATAGACTAGAAAACAGTCAGTCCAAATATACCAGAATTGGAAGATATATCATTGCATCGTTATACCCCAAGGGGGTTATCTTGCGATGTAAAATCTGAATATTTATTATTTCTCGAAATGCATAAAACTTGTATGTTATAATGATTATAGAAAATTCACACATCCTGCTTTCATATCCACCTTATATTTTGAAGCTGCGTATAGTTAATCAGTGTTATATACATTACATGTATTATTAAGTACAATTTACAATATCATGAAATCATTTCTTGATTTATTGAATTTTACATTACAGTTATAAAttgtaatttattttttattatttctcaaAGGTTCAGAGAATTGGGACATTACACAATCAGCAGCGACCCTCTTGAAACTTATGCGCATAGGCACTCTTTTCCATAATTAAGAGTGCTGTAGTAATCAGACTATATTTAACGCACATACTGGATGTCTAATGAAGCAGTAAATTTGTTAACAAGTATTTAGCATAAAAGTCATTGTTTTCAGTGACCACCACTGCTTCTGTCTTTCGTGAACACCTAATTTTGTTTTTCAGGTCACCAAAGACCGAGAAGCGATGCGTCGCAAGTCTGAGCAGTTGGCACAGCAGCTGAGCAAAGCAAAAGGCGAGCTTCaggaagagaaagaaatgaaCAAGTGCCTACGGGAGAACCAAGTCGTGTGGCAGTCAAGACTCAAAGATGTTGAAACTAAATTGCAGGAGCTTCAAGATAACAAGGACAAAGAAATCCAGGATTTACAGGAGCAGATGCGGGATTTGATGTTCTACCTTGATGCAAAGGAAAAGATCAGTTCAAGCTCAACTGAGGTGCAACAAGAAATGCAAGAGGGTACAATTATTGTTGGAGCACCAGGGCCTTCTGGTACACCAACACAAAAGCATCGCAGACGAAGAAATCGCTGATTCGTTGCAATGAATGAGGGTGCCTATTTATTAATCTCAACTTAACATGCAAGCTGTGCTATTTCTAAATGCATGCCTTGCCTGTTCTGTGCCTGTTAGATAGATTTAGAGACAAGGCTTTCATAAGTGTCAGGCTTATGGCTATAGCAGGGTGACTTCAAGAATCCTTGCTCTTCAGCTGCTGCTGTATCATGTGGGTATATATATTAAAAGCTTTAGACATTTTGATATGCATTCTGGAAAGTTGCCATGTTGAGGTAGATGTACACTTGCAAGTTAAGGTATAAGGCTAAGTGGAAAACGCAgattttttctcaaaatgacgTTTTACAGTTCTTGGTTATATTAAATGCCCAATTTATTGCTCACCATTTTGATGCATAAACCTTCTGTCTACGCTGCTTCTTtccaaaaatacaagaaaaaatttTCGGCCACCCATCTCCAATGAAACCGAAAGTGCCAAATTTGTGTCATTCATAGTATAAGATTGATATGTAGTATTTTGTTCGTTATTCAGCACTCATAAAAAACAAACATGCGAAAATGCTCTAAAAGCACTGTCAACACATCATTTTTAATCATAAAAGTCATGTCATGCAGTCATAAAAGTGACTGTGACAACAATACCAGTCAAGCTACACACTTGTAGCTGGTGCACATGTATTTTTTTCACACATTTGATATGGCAAGGAGCTACTGAACAGTAAATTTGAGAGCTCGGACTCAGTTGTATTGCTAGCTGTCAATTTCAAAATGGTACGAGTGCTCGCTCTGGGTTAAGTGTGTATGCATGCTATGCTGGCACCAATAAAGGCTGCAGAAAGGTTTTCATACACGTCATACATAAGTTCATGAGCCCATGACAGCAGCTTGTTCATTTAACCAGACATGTCCAGAACCttttaacagcggagctgtttATGGTTACGGTTGTTCTCCCTAGAGTGTTCGCATTTCCTAGGGAGCGCATACACCACATATATAAGAGAAGCCCCACTGCATGTTCACACCTCCAGCTGGTCCACTAAAATGGAGTGCGTGTGCAAATTccctggagagagagagagaaagagaaaagaacagAGAAAGGGCAACAAGAAGGAAATAGCCCAAAGGAAAGTATACAAAGCACAACGCAAAATATCGCTTCAGAATTTATTGCAACAACAAACATATAAGTGGTTGGATGAACACGTGATGAAATAGATGGTGCGCTTCCCGGAAAGCTAACTCAGTGGCAAGTAATGTGACATAGTTTCACGACACATGCAGCATCTGCTCTGTTGATAACATAGGTTTCTTCGAATTCACGCGCCACCCTATCTTTGAATTTAGATTTTCCTGTCATATCACTGAGAGGTAGTGCGCAGCTGTATTCACAATAATGCAGATAAAGATTATAACACGATTGTATCTTTAGCGAAGCTTTGCAATTTATTAGCCTATTATTGACACAACACTCGGTTTGGAAAAGTCTGTATGTTCAGTGCACTGACTGTTCTGTCACTCTCTCCTCGTTGGTGCCGTGGGGATCATATGAAAAAAGCATCTAATAAAAAATGTTGCCGCTTTTGACTGCAATGATTGCCTAAATACAACACATGTCTGAACGCACTTCCATGTATCTCTACAATTGAAATGAGAAAGGAACCTGCGTATATTAGTGCATATTATTGAGTCAGTGTATATATATTACTGAGGGGACGTTTATGACATGCGAGTTATCGCGAGCCGATGCATGCAGTCAAAACGTACTATCGGGAGCAATGCGAGCATGAACACTGAATTTTCTATTTGTAGTTCTTGCTCTGTAAAAAAACGCAACTCGGAGTGAATTGTTGCAGTTAATTTTAGACGTGaccataaaacaaaacaaaagaagatgTTCAGGAAAGCAAAAGTACTACTTCCGGAAAGAACACCAAGTTTATGAGAATGGTTCAAACGCCATGAAACCACTTGGAACTACCAGTTCGCTCAACCTTTCGATTGTGTTAAGGTGCAACAAGTATGTGCACAAACACAAAGtgaaaaacaaaatcaaaacTATGCACATAACTTATAATACTCTAATCTGTGACTGCGTTACTAGTAATATACACGCAGTTTCGAAAATCGTTCCCCAAGTACCTGACCTAGGAGAGGAAAGGTGATTGGAAACAGCAACAAAGCTTGCAATATTCACGCTCCACACACGAGAGGCATTCGTTGGCTGCCACTTGTCACTCTTTATTCTCACTGTCAAAGTTTTCTTTTAGGATCCCTTGGGAAAGAAAACACCTTCCATCCATTTCTAGAATGGTTCGTGCCCTGTGTAGCACGCAGCATGCAATAATTTTGCGAGACTTGCGACGAATCAGAAGGCCGACAAGGCAGCAAGCGCCACGTAGACGTTTAAACAAGCGCGGCATGGCCAAAACATAACGGGCGTGCGTGGCGAGGCGGCATCGACCCTTTCAAAGAATGACTACACTTTGAAAGGCGCCGGCAGGAGTCTACCACATCGCTTGAAAGCACAAGTGTAACTTCGCTCACATTTAATCTGGCTTTTAGCGAAAAAGTGCTTTTTCGTTGTATCTCAGCATTATAACCCAAAACAAACAGCATACACgcacaaaaagagagacgcaGAAGCAAGAACTGCACAGCGTACTTACCTTCCTTCATTCCGCGTCCCGTTGTAACTGGCACTTGTTTTTGACCAATGCACGTAGAAATCGCCCCAGTATTCCATAATGCCCAATCATATTCTAACTTTACCAGAACACACATTTCACGACCAAAATATGCTGCAAAGTTTTGAAAATCAAGAACAAGAAGGAATCAAGAAAATGATTTGCAATTTCTGTTGGATCCCATGAAAGTGAATGCAGCAGCTACATTTGCGGGGACATATTTACGTCGGCTAAGGTGATGAAACTATACTGCATGCCTTTTTAACATCAGCTTcacttttttttactagcaggtgAGACTTTTTTTGAAGAGCCGAGGTTTTTGCAATTATCTCTGGAGGCAAAATGTATTCTTAGCACTACGTAGGAGTGCAGAAGCTCTGCAGTAGTGGTGTTTTTGTGAGTAGAACAGCCGATGATAGCAATGTTACACTCATCAAGGGCGTCGAGGAGGCTCCGAAAGGTGTTAGCACAGAGCCGGTTATTTTGCAGCTCATGTGAAATTTTGGCTTCAAGTTCTTGAATCTTACAGAAAAGCTCCCATGATGGCAATTTGAGGCTGCCAAGCTCAAGTTCCCTCTCCAAAGTGAGAAATGCCTCTAGGCACTCAGC
The nucleotide sequence above comes from Rhipicephalus microplus isolate Deutch F79 chromosome 2, USDA_Rmic, whole genome shotgun sequence. Encoded proteins:
- the LOC119177876 gene encoding BRCA1-associated protein, translated to MSVSLVILKLEVACDFPILPHINYVSARARRLDCCAAAPFRGGEWHSSKLEEIRKESRGCRKPHDIVIETVVVEPDDMASKQAARCQGEEASAGDRACSELAKEGDVKQYKDALGNLDSVTGCATERPKPPALSPIPFFSGNHNVEVTKGILHLFKENQQTPLGEAERSEMLCMLAVPALMTLHDLLQFIAPVSAHVENIRVIRDSKPNLYMVLLKFREQKWADDFYQSFNGERFNSIEPEVCHLAYVSQVEMVKEGEGDAVPGHTELPTCPVCLERMDESVEGILTILCNHTFHDGCLAKWGDSSCPVCRYCQTPELVPDNRCFSCGSQDNLWICLICGHIGCGRYVEAHAYNHYARTDHTFAMQLGNNSVWDYAGDNYVHRLVQNKTDGKLVELETSRADSDEKLDSVQLEYTYLLTSQLEKQRRYFEDCMDMLQKENNRQINELKEKTQIAVEERKDLERKLGQVTKDREAMRRKSEQLAQQLSKAKGELQEEKEMNKCLRENQVVWQSRLKDVETKLQELQDNKDKEIQDLQEQMRDLMFYLDAKEKISSSSTEVQQEMQEGTIIVGAPGPSGTPTQKHRRRRNR